ATCACCGCTGTCGTTCGCCGCCCGCGGCATCATCCACGCCTCCGGACGGACTCCCGGCGGCCGATCGCCCGCGCGTCGAGTCCGGACAGCCCGCGCACCGCGACGAAGGCCTTCTCCCGGCCGGGCAGCGAGACCCGGCCGCGCAGCACGGCCTCGGGGTCGGCGGCGATCCGGGTCAGCAGCCGGTGGTAGATGCCGGCCATCGCGGCCACGCAGGCGCCGCTGCGCCGGTCGAGCATCGGCAGCAGCCGGAAGCCCTCGGCGAACAGCGCGCGGGCGCGTTGCACCTCGAAGTGCACCAGGCCGGTGAAGTCGGAGCCGGACGGCGGCACGGGACGGTCGAAGCCCGCCGCGCAGCCGAACTTGGCGAGGTCCTCGGCCGGCAGGTACGTACGGCCGTTGCCGGCGTCCTCGCGAACGTCCCGGAGAATGTTGGTCAGTTGCAGGGCCAGGCCGAGGGTGTCGGCGTACTCGGCGGCGCGGTCGGCTTCCGGCGCGCCCGGTACGGTGCCGAACACGCCCAGCGAGAGCCGGCCGATGGCGCCGGCGACACAGCGGCAGTAGCCCCGCAGGTCGTCCCAGGTCTCGTAGGTCTCGCCGCGCACATCCATCAGCACGCCGTCGATCAGCTCGTCGAGACCGTCCAGCGGCAGCGGGAAGCGGCGGGCGGCGTCGGTCAGCGCGACGGCCACCGGGTCGGTGTCGTCCTCCTCGATCCGGCCGTCCTTGATGCGCGCCAGCACCGCCCGGGTGTCCTCCAGGCGCCGTTGCTTGTCGGCGGGCTCCAGGGCGCCGTCGCCGATGTCGTCGACCCGGCGGGAGAAGGCGTAGAGCGCCGACATGGCCTGCCGCTTGTCGGACGGCAGCAGCCGGATGCCGTAGGCGAAGTTCCGTGCCTGCTGCCCGGTGATGGCCTCGCAGTAGCGGTACGCAGCG
This portion of the Streptomyces caniferus genome encodes:
- the hpnD gene encoding presqualene diphosphate synthase HpnD gives rise to the protein MSRTVEATAHASAPVLAAYRYCEAITGQQARNFAYGIRLLPSDKRQAMSALYAFSRRVDDIGDGALEPADKQRRLEDTRAVLARIKDGRIEEDDTDPVAVALTDAARRFPLPLDGLDELIDGVLMDVRGETYETWDDLRGYCRCVAGAIGRLSLGVFGTVPGAPEADRAAEYADTLGLALQLTNILRDVREDAGNGRTYLPAEDLAKFGCAAGFDRPVPPSGSDFTGLVHFEVQRARALFAEGFRLLPMLDRRSGACVAAMAGIYHRLLTRIAADPEAVLRGRVSLPGREKAFVAVRGLSGLDARAIGRRESVRRRG